The Sulfolobus acidocaldarius DSM 639 genome has a window encoding:
- a CDS encoding DNA-directed RNA polymerase subunit P, with protein sequence MAKYRCGKCWKELDDDQLKTLPGVRCPYCGYRIIYMVRKPTVKIVKAI encoded by the coding sequence ATGGCAAAGTACAGATGTGGAAAGTGTTGGAAAGAATTAGATGACGACCAGCTAAAAACACTTCCTGGCGTAAGATGTCCATACTGTGGTTACAGAATAATTTATATGGTTAGAAAACCTACCGTTAAGATAGTGAAAGCGATTTAA